The following is a genomic window from Carassius gibelio isolate Cgi1373 ecotype wild population from Czech Republic chromosome B7, carGib1.2-hapl.c, whole genome shotgun sequence.
TTAACTGTTTTGCTTTACTGCAATCCTTGTGTTGTCTAGCCTGCTCTGTAATCTTATTTTCAACCTCAGAAGTTCTATGAGATTTCAGACCACTGGGTCAAAAGCCTTCAGACATGACTCAAGCCAGTTTGGAGGCAGATGAAGCACAAGACGTGGGAGATGCTGAGGTGAAACAActtgctctttttgttttgtctgtgAAATGCAAAAGTTCAGGTGCCTGTTTATTGTCACAGTTccacattgtaaaaaaataaaataaaataaaatatttataccaGTAAAAGATTGtaaaaatgcaacaataaaaagtatgtatatatataaaatggcacAGGCTTCCATGTTCAGATAAgactaaaacaaaaaactaaataaaataatagcctTTTGGCAGCAAACCCACCAGATGTGTTTAGTACAAACAAGGGATAAAGGCCCTGATATACTTCCGATGAAACTGAAGAACGTACTGAGATTACGTAATttcggaaaaaaaaataataataaaataaggttGAAATGAAGTTTGTGTTGAGTTCATTTCAGCAGTTCGAAACAGCTGACCAACAAATAGCTGACCAGCAATTTCAATGACCAGCAGCCTCCCGGAATGTTAGAAAACAGTATAACACCACTAAGCcattttcaaacttctttttgccCACAAACGAAGAACGAAAACGAACTTTGTTTGAAGTGTACCGGGGCCTTAACCCTGTGTCCAGGGTCAAATATAATGCTGGATATTTAATGTTGtgggccagtttttttttttttttttttcaggcggTCCTGGACATCATGTTCAGATTCATGGCAACATGAATTcaatcaaataccaacagattaaAAGTCTAATCCTGACTGCCTCTGTTAGAAATAttataatggaccatgtttgAATCTTCCATCAGGAGAGAATtctaaaacaaacataaaaaaaaaaaaaaaatggtcactGAGCACATAATGAAGGAACAAGGCTGTCCCAGTCAtcttcactattattattattattttttaatgtatgtgtattattattattttttttattattattatttatttttttgttttattaaatatcagtGCTCTGAAAATATATGTGTGAGCCAAATACTCATATCTTTGAAAACGAATTATCTTCTTTGTCAGACACTTATAATTCCAATTacactttgaaataaaaattgGTGATGGCAGTGAGGGGTATGGGTTTAGGTAGAGGAACTTGAGTGGCATGAGGCTGAAGCCCTTTTACACCTGCAGGTATTGGATGACAAGTTCTTCTTCTGACAGGATGAGATTCATTTCTTGACTTCCATCCTGTGACCTGTGGCCAAGCACTGACATGTCATTGCCGAGCTATAGAGAAAGTGTGTGACACATGTACATTATAGAGGCCAGATGTGACAGATTGGTGCAGTATGAACTTATTGCAAggttataaaatatttcaaacattaaaTCTCTGGGTGGTTGCTGTTAGCATGACATGTATGACAAGGCTCTCTAAACTGAGATATAAGGCATGGTTGCTAGTGTCACTCTGCTCCCTGTTGACAGCCGGTTACAAGTCTCATGCTGGTTTCATGTGAAGAAACTTAGAGCTTTAAAATGCTGTACGCACTTATAGATGCATACCCTTGAGTCCAAGTGAGGACACTGGCTGTCCCCTGCTGAGCGTGACATGGGCAAAATTAGCACCCTTTACCAAATTGCTGTTTGCCAATTCCCTTGACGATATGGGATGGATGTAGTTTGTGAAAACTGTCTCTCAAATTGGGCGCACAAGTTATCAGGCACAAAGACGTAGTGGAGAACACATGGTGTGCCGTAGCAACAGGGAGGCTAGTGCAAGAGCCCACTCCTTTTCcaggaaaataatattttctgaaatgggTTGCTGAGCTCATCTGCTCTAGTGATCATCAAATATCTAATGCTTGCATCTCatgcttgagagagagagagagagagagagaggaaataaacattcaaaaattacgagtaaaaattattaaaaatctatattatGACAAAAAATGATCATAATCATTATGACTCAAACGttaataatgtcataattatgttaCTAGGTggtaaaaatcatatatattactgtatatatactaattcataattatgacataacaatttaacttttatttcataattgtaTTGATATCTCATAATTGTCTTGATATATCATAATTGACTTTGATTTGGctctattttattttcctttttttatgtgCTGAAAATGGACCTCCATGCATGTTTAATGCCTCTTTAATAGATTTATGAAGATATGGATCCATTAGCTAAGGTTCTATCATCAACCTCAGCATCCCAGTATTTCCTATTGAAGCCGATTTTTCAGCGCTATCTCACagccaattcgtacatattttatgaggtggctaattTGTGTGAATTTGTACGATTTGTCTTGACCCCAGTGAtgagtaggtttaggggtgggattaggtgtaggtcattcgtaaaAATTCAAAAACTGATTCTTTATATTTTACGGtgtgccttttttttatttttattccaaacTTTATCTCACAaataaagtgaaaagtgaaagtgacgtgacattcagccaagtatggtgacccaaactcagaatttgtgctctgcatttaacccatccgaagtgcacatacacagagcagtgaacacacacacacacactgtgaacacacacccagagcagtgggcagccatttatactgtggcgcccggggagcagttgggggttcgatgccttgatgtagggcacctaagtcgtggtattgaaggtggagagagaactgtacatgcactccccccacccacaattcctgtcggcgcgggactcgaactcacaactttTCAATTGggagtcagactctctaaccattaggccacgacttccccctgtTGCCATATGTAATATTGACAGCTAGCAACTGAAATGGGTACTGCACTCAAATCTCcaagggttgccagattgaggacaaGCAACATGAACGAGTGAAATTGAAAATGGAAAATTAATCAGTTTATTTATCGTTGCTTTAATATTCCTTTGGTCATAGAGCTTTTTAGGTGGATGCTGAGGCTTTTTAGGTAATGTAAAAACAGTTAATTTACTGCTTCCATGGCTGCAGTATGCCGTGTTTTCCACCATCTGGCAACCCAGAGTGTCAAAATACTAATTGGCAGTGAGCAAAATCAcacttatcaaaaaaaaaaaaaaaaaaaccttctgacACAGAAGCACACATTTTAAAGTAGAACAACTGGCTGTAGCattgttttcaattcaattcaattcaagtttatttgtatagcgctttttacaaaataaatcgttacaaagcaactttacagaaaattatgtttctacaatatttagtagtagctagtagtttgtgcacatttgacaggattttagaaaaaaaaataataataataataatacaagacgtagtcagctagacgatgaactatcaatattattaattaagttattatatgattcagtcacacatttagcaataattgttagttctgtttgttgattcaaggtagcatcatctggggtcctctgagggtcagcatcatctcttctcaggttttctggattcagactggagcttgtttaaatcctagttaccacgggatgtaaatcccgtggcgaaacatagaaacaaaatacagacatcattagcatagctgctgatccaacaaagtaaaattagtttaacccaagctaatgaataaaaatgcaactttgaacagatgcaactacactcacaattaaaaagatacattatttgaatgcttggcgaaagagatgtgtttttaatctagatttaaacagagagagtgtgtctgaaccccgaacattatcaggaaggctattccagagtttgggagccaaatgtgagaaagctctacctcctttagtggactttgctatcctaggaacgaccaaaagtccagcgttttgtgaccttagggtgcgtgatgggttgtaacgtggtagaaggctagtggtagaaggctagttaggtacgctggagctaaaccatttagggccttataggtaagtaatgataatttgtaactgatacggaacttaataggtagccagtgcagagactgtaaaattggggtaatatgatcatattttcttgacctcataaggactctagctgctgcattttggactacctgtagcttgtttattgaagaagcaggacaaccacctagaagtgcgttacaatagtccagtctagaggtcatgaatgcatgaactagcttttctgcatcagaaacagataacatgtttcgtagcttggcaatgtttctaagatggaagaatgcagtttttgtaacattggaaatatgattttcaaaagacaaattgctgtctaatataacacccagatttctgactgtagaggaagtaacagtacatccgtctagttgcagattgtaatctacaagattctgtgtagtgttttttggtccaataattagtatctctgtcttatccgaatttaattggagaaaattgtgtgtcatccaatcttttacatttttaacacactctgttagcttagataattgggaagtttcatcgggtctcgttgagatatatagctgagtatcatcagcataacagtggaagctaattccgtattttctaataatattaccattgggcaaaatatatattgaagatagaaggggacctaggacggatccttgtggcactccatattttactgatgataaatgagatgactccccatttaagtaaacaaaatggtggcgatcggacaggtaggatctaaaccatcttagagcctgcccttgaatacctgtatagttttgtaatcgatctatgagtatgtcatgatctatggtgtcgaacgcagcactaagatcaagtaagactagaaatgagatgcagccttggtctgacgcaaggagcaggtcatttgtaattttaacaagtgcagtttctgtgctatggtggggcctaaaacctgactgaaattcttcatacatatcatttttatgcaggaaggtgctcaattgagcagacacaactttctctaaaattttagacataaatggaagatttgagataggcctataatttgccagtacactaggatctagttttggtttcttaataagaggcttgataaccgccagcttgaatggttttgggacgtgtcctaaagttaacgacgagtttatgatattgagaagcgtttcttctgctacaggtaacagctctttcagtaattttgagggtacaggatctaataaacatgttgttggtttagatccagtgataagtttatttagctcttcctgtcctatggttttaaagcactgcagtttatctttgggtgcgatggatgaaactgaagtgttagacgctgtagaatctacattcgctattgtatttctaatgttatctattttatcagtgaagaaattcataaagtcattactatttaacgttggtggaatatttgaatcaggtggcatctggtaatttgttaacttagccactgtgctaaataaaaacctaggattgttttggttattttcaatgagtttgtgtatatgctctgccctagcagtttttagagcctgtctatagctggacatactgtttttccatgcaattctaaaaacttctaagttagtttttctccatttgcgttcaagactacgagttaatttcttgagagagtgagtattactgttataccatggtacagtacgtttttctctaacttttttcaatttgattggggcaacagcttctaatgtattagagaaaatagtgcccatgttgtcagtaatttcgtctaattcgtgtgtatttttgggtacaattagcagttgagatagatcaggcaggttatttgcgaatctttctttggtggctggaacaatagttctgcccagacggtaacgctgcgacatatagttaatatcagttatacgcagcatgcacgatacaaggaaatggtctgtaatatcatcactttgaggtacaatatctatagcagtaagatcgattccatgcgatataattaaatctagtgtatgattaaaacgatgagtgggcccggtgacattttgcttgactccaaaggagtttattaggtcagtaaacacaagtcctaatgtatcatttgcattatcaacgtgaatattaaaatctcccatgattagcgccttatcaactgtaactagaaggtctgagaggaaatctgcaaattctttcaggaattctgtatacggccctggtggtctatacacagtagccagagcaagagatacattagatttcttttgcatgtctgacagagtaacatttagcagaagtatttcaaaagagttaaacctgtatcctgttttctgggtaacattgagaatatcactatatattgttgcaacacccccgccacgaccagtctgacggggctcatgcttataacagtagtttggtggagtagactcatttagaccaaaataatcatttggttttagccaggtttcagtcaagcagagtaaatcaaaactattatctgtgatcatttcatttacaataactgcttttggtgcgagtgatctaatatttatgagcccaaactttaaaaattgtttttgttcatttactttacatttttctggtttaattacgataagattttttctagatcctacattatatttatattttgacctcactattcggggaacagacacagtcttaataggttttacagcgcaagtacctttagcatttaagcggttagaacaaaactcatcataatggttatttgagaattgtcttactagtcacatggagcgaagtgtcctggagatgttgtcagagagaagctccgctccaattctgctggggtgtaatccatcagcgcgaaacagtctaggacgctcccagaaaagattccagttattaacaaatagcagtttctgttctttacaccatgacaacaaccattcatttaaagcaaaaagtctactgaacctttcgtgtcctcgtcgatacgtgggcagtggtcctgacacgacgatcgtcgccgcgggcgtcgtgctgcgaacagtctcgatcaggctcctgaagtccctcttcagcgtctccgtctgccgcagcgtggtgtcgttaaccccggcgtgaagcacgaccgctctggggctctcgccgtccttcaggatcgcgggtatctgcgcagaaacatcgagaacacgagcaccaggcaaacaatgagtgtgcactttaccttcggctaacgtagcacttacgtgtcggacgatggagtctccgatgatcacagcgttgcgtcctgtctcgcggaggggagcgaagcggttctggatggagagct
Proteins encoded in this region:
- the LOC127961695 gene encoding uncharacterized protein LOC127961695 isoform X2, producing MADECLHSVQLELEAVGKQIRDLEQRQAQLRERRAALESSRADAHKSGVSIQRAVNSPTTSTPCVSLRRPGAPRTRSSQMSFTATPGHHGPWVHPQRRTRAGSRATTSPPPAFELSIQNRFAPLRETGRNAVIIGDSIVRHIPAILKDGESPRAVVLHAGVNDTTLRQTETLKRDFRSLIETVRSTTPAATIVVSGPLPTYRRGHERFSRLFALNEWLLSWCKEQKLLFVNNWNLFWERPRLFRADGLHPSRIGAELLSDNISRTLRSM
- the LOC127961695 gene encoding uncharacterized protein LOC127961695 isoform X1 produces the protein MADECLHSVQLELEAVGKQIRDLEQRQAQLRERRAALESSRADAHKSGVSIQRAVNSPTTSTPCVSLRRPGAPRTRSSQMSFTATPGHHGPWVHPQRRTRAGSRATTSPPPAFELSIQNRFAPLRETGRNAVIIGDSIVRHVSATLAEGKVHTHCLPGARVLDVSAQIPAILKDGESPRAVVLHAGVNDTTLRQTETLKRDFRSLIETVRSTTPAATIVVSGPLPTYRRGHERFSRLFALNEWLLSWCKEQKLLFVNNWNLFWERPRLFRADGLHPSRIGAELLSDNISRTLRSM